The Oreochromis niloticus isolate F11D_XX linkage group LG18, O_niloticus_UMD_NMBU, whole genome shotgun sequence DNA window ACACGAGTAATAGGGTCTTTGTTGGAGGTTAACTGTGTATGTAGTGGAGAAACAGAGAATGACCCATATGAGTTGACAATATGTGAAGTAGAGATGGATGACTTAGAAGCTTATGTGAGAGTGACACGACAACCAGTGTGGTGACCTCTGGATGTTTTCCAGAGGTCATCAGAGGGAATGTGAGGAATTGAGgggttatttttcatttatttttatttttcatttattttcatttttatcagtacattttactatttccagtttcattattttgttattgctattgcacCATAATCAAGtaacaagcatttgcattgaTGCATTTATTGGTATTAccttaaagtttgcattaatttcaggttaatttttatttacttaatttactttatttacaGGTGTCAGTATAATTAAATGGGGATTTGTCATTGTAGGTGCACCTATGATTACTCTACACATATTGCATTTTGTGTCTTTAAAGGAGTTGTGACTCAAGaagtcgtctcttgagggttTCAATCTACTGTGAGGATGACatgagttattgaaggattgcacacgcttacaatacatttgtattctgttttttattatttttatctatGTATACCTTTTATTAAGTTTCAAGTAGtggtattagattgaaacatttgtttaatacatttttatacattttacatacaaGTTAAGATCATAATACACAGGAGGGCCTCAGCCTGGTTACATAAGCAGAAAGGTCAAATAAGGTGCGAGGCGAAAggaacacatgcacagacatacaCGCACCCACACGCACCCACACGCGCACAGAGATAGTAGTGGGTTTATTtttgtaggtgaaagtttaagcaTGTTTGCTAGGGTTGCGGTTTTTCTGTGGGTGTACGTGACGGTTTGATGAAAGTACAGGATGTCTAACAGCTATGTTGGGGCGGCGGTTGCGGGCACTGCACCTGGATGAAGATGGAAGctaatgttcttttaaaatgtgtcaaaaggTTAACTGGGGGCCTGTGGTTTTGATTTTACGTATGCAAGTATTGTATCTGCTTAGTGTATGAAGGGGTGATGTATTCACCCAACCCTATAAAAACCTTTCGTCTGTTCATTGTCGGAGAGATACACCTTTGATGTTCTGCAGGGTGTGACTCCCACGCGTGAgcttttcattaaaatcatcgctTGAACTCATCTtctggaccagtgtggttacttgcattcctcctgtattTTCTTCCCAATATTTTTGAACCCAACATCTTGGGGGCTCGTCCTGGGGGGAAGTGGAAAACAGGACGGAGAGGGGTCCGAGGTGTCAGGCGCACAGGCAGCGGTCAGTGGTggaaagtgagtgacaagccgGCATACATCAAAAGGTAGGCACCACCTGTTGATTTTCTGTCCAAAGTGTGTCAAATTCGGCTGTTTAAATTTAAAGTCtgctcactgaaattactggcaaatgtctgttttgattttggtgaaaatctgaAAGTGAAGTAACGATAATGAAACGTTGAAAATGTTAGTACTGGGTaaagagaataagagaaaataagtaaagagtaaagagaataagtgtatttaaagcagttggactgcaaAGTGAATTTAGTAGGATAGGTAATTGGTGAGAGTTTGTGACAGTTaagtctcaattgaatataaagccgggcttggacatcaatagaATTGCTTGTGTGATTTTGGGTGGTgttttcaaattaattaaattatcttagGACGGGAGCTGGGCTCCTAGGACTGCACCAAGTTCAGGGGTGGgaaccccctccctcccttttcCAGACGTGGGAAAGGGTCCTCCGGCGTGAGGTTATCCCCGGTGGCACCGGCCAATGACTTGGGACCTTGGTTCAAAAATAGCCACTGGTATCTACCAGTTTGTCATCCGGGACGGCATTGTGCagtttttggtcagtagaaaccgaGTTTCGGGCGTGTAACCTTAAGACTTAAAACTTCGGGAAGGTCTTGGCTGAGGAAGGCCAAAATAGGGCTTTTCGGCaggggttgagttggttgacgcttttaaattgtgttagggcACTAGAGATGAGGCCGCGGTCCGGGACCGATAAACGgtaaattggtcgcaaaaaactcagggagttttcCGCTGGGCGGTTATtattaaatttgtcgaaattcgGTAGGTTTTAAGAGGCctaaatctgtgcagttgtaattaaaagacatctgtgtaatataaaataagaaatcTTTGTGTGAAGggagtctctgtgtcagcagtgcACTGCCTGTTGACTTCTATTTTTAGATGGTGTGTGTTCATGTAAATGAGGCAGCTGCTGCGGAGCGCATGAGGGGATTGTTGCTTTCGGTTTCGTGTGTTATCTAGCTTGATAACTATTGTTTGTAGATCTTCTCAAATGCCTGTGACtgaatagagtttgaattcattactgcgGATGTATAGTAATTCACtgtgttttaatatatatattgagTGCATTGTACAGTACCTAAGACCACTATATATTTTCCTGTAGTAACCTCTCTTGAGCAataaatgctggtgtgttttagttttttttctcagttatgtgtgtgctgtgagaagctgtgaggatgattagaggtttcagttgtttttctttgacttgctctttctgattatgaaaagcatgtccaaaatactcgtatgaaagcgtattttgagtgattttaaccgtgtgaatgctgtcagtatttgatctGAGTAACTCTGCGTGATGTGTGCCAAATAATAAATGGGTAATAATAACACGAAGGTTGATAGTAGAGTGAGTGAAAaggtggaagtttgagagaaaaggcagtgtgtgtgagacgattcatgatgtctgaaagaggttagaatatttaaaagtgtgcatgaaataagggtgtattgtttttagacgaAGATTTAGTTaactaaagagggtttatagactgtaaatatggAAAACAAGAGTTTGATtaatctgtagaaacaggaaagagagacagaaaatactgtgctgctgtgtgtgagaggaagtgGTGGTTGTGAgaggaactttgcatgcccataaaaaggagctgactgtgtcaagacagctaacagagagaaacagacgagttaaactctaagaagatgaagcgaatgaaTGTCTTAAGAGAAAGTaataaaattgtattaattatatgttttagaaaagagaaagacggGGAAATAAATAGaagaactaacaattacattaatgaattgaaaatgcacgtacacaaattgttacatgtgaaattattgttggaaagtttaatacacacatgaaataaagaaagcagtttacactcctttaatttccagaaccagtgtgtcccctagaCCTAATAACACTCTTGCCCATTTGGCCCCTGTATCAGGTGAGTATGGAAGGCTGGATAGCCCATGATGGGTAAGATCCCGCCTGAAAATCCTGGGAACACCTAAGGCAGGCACAGTCACGACTACTTGACCTAAGTCTGTGTGAGCTCGGACTCACTGGTGGAGACGGGACttcaagggtaaagccgctgggcaGAGGcagaggggaaatgtcattaacaatgaccagtgatgagccaaagagagaaaacacaccctgtctataaggagtctgaaacacagttaaagaaacatttaaaaaaaaccacacatacaaacagaaaacgcactaaccttacagagacaagctcatgaagattaatgcatagatagtgattaaacttggctaagaacacaaacacatgtaattaaatcagcttgctaatttcatgagtgttaaaatggtgtgaatgttgaaaaaaatacacttggataaaatagagttgaggaataactcaaaagaagctgtatgacaggggagtgagttatagaaaaaacaaaagaaaagtgattaaagtagtttttataagagtgacttaggagtgctcttgcactgattgatcaaagcaagtgattagtatagaaagaaaataattgaataatgtgataaggtttaaacatgtatttctcttgtcaagttaaCTTGTTGAGATatgactcagtatgcaaattagctggagtgagtggTGACGATGAAgcttcctgtgtgcgtgtgtgactgAGGCTTTCAGGTGAGGAAACAGAGCAGTGACTGAGGAGGATTATTGGGCGAcaaatataatggtaaagtaacaggataattgattacggtggtcaggtctgttcagaggtgtagatttggacaggaaatgtataatttagtgatgatacGTTGTTGTAATGGGCTTATATCTTATGCTGAATCTAAGTATGGCACAGTGCTTAAAGGGGGACATTGTTGTGTGCAGAAAGGTGCAGCTTTTGATGAGGTACAGGGTGCATTaaacgggtgaaatttaagattgtttcagatttttgagtgTACTGGCCTTGTAGAACCACTTTCTACTATCCAGGAGTTAAACACCTCCACACAAAAGTCACTGACGCCAGAGTGGGTTTAGACTTTGCTTTATATGGCAGGTGTGAAACTGTAACAACAAATACAGTGAATATGAGtgtcaaattaaaataattacttGAGGAGCTGCTTGACCAAGTGCTAATGCTAACACCAAACAACTGTCTACAACCATAAATTAGCACATGTAATACAGCATCTAAGTAACTGCTATTAATCAACATAAAGTGCCAAACAATAACGCATACTCACAGGGAATGCCTTTTTATCAGCCTTTCACAGCATAGATCACATTAATCAGTCGATTGTCTGAGTCTTTACACTTCCCCTGTCCGCACACAGACCATGCCTTTCTCTTAAAGGGCCAGTGCACTaaccaaacaaaacatgtacaaattTGACAATAGTCAGAACACTCCCCGCCTGGTATCTTAGGGATACCACAACAGATATCTAAACATCACTAGATAACAGAAAAACCATTTCAGAAATGGGTCTATAATAAGTCTTAACATTTCCCTTGGAAGCAACTCTAACTTCGGCCTTTCTGATGATTCCATCTTGACTCGCAACTGTCTTTACGATTACGCCCATTGGCCATtcatttcttcttgtttgtttgtcctTGAGGAGAACGACATCTCCCTGTTTAATGTCAATGTTCTTGTGGTGCCACTTTTGACGAATTTGGAGGCTGTGCAGATACTCCTTGCGCCATCTGCTCCAGAAAGTGTCTGCAAGGAACTGAACCCGCTTCCAATGGCTTCTGAGCATTTCTTTGGGTCCTACATCATCACAGATGGTGGGTACAACTCCAGTCTTTTGTGTCAGCAGCATCGCCGGTGAGAGAATGTGAGGATGTTCTGGGTCTGATGATACTGGCAACAACAGTCGTGCATTTAATATAGCTGTGACTTCTGCAagaaatgtggtcaaaatctcatgagtgAGCTGAACATGACCAGTTTGCAGCAGCATGTTATCAAGTATTCGCCGTGCTAAACCAATCATCCGTTCCCATACTCCCCCCATGTGGGAAGAATGGGGAGGATTGAAAACCCAGGAACACTTCTGGTCCTGCAGaaagtgttgcactttgtcttTCTCTGGTGCATTTGTGGCCATCTCTTTGTGAGCACCAATGAAATTAGTGCCGCAGTCCGAGCGCAGTTGTTTTGCGGGTCCTCGGAGGGCGAAGAAACGCCTCAGTGCGTTAATGAAACTTGAAGAGCTCATCTCCTCCACTACTTCAATGTGGACAGCCCTTGTACACAGGCACGTGAATAATATTGCCCACCGCTTTCTGTTTGCTTGTCCCCCTCTTGTTCGCCTTGTAGTTACTTCCCATGGGCCAAACATGTCCATGCCCACGTAAGAAAAGGGGGGCTCAACTTGGAGGCGATCTACGGGCAAGTCACTCATTAATTGCTCCTCAAACTTCCCTCTCAGCTTCTTGCATGTCACACATTTACTTATGACTCTGCTAATGCATCCTTTCCCTCCTACAATCCACAAGCCACTTTCTCGGACAGCGCCCTCTGTAAAATGCCTGCCTTGATGGCTTACTTTCTCATGGTGGTGGCGTACAAGGAGGGTAGTGATGTAGTGACTGCCTGGCAAGATTACAGGGTTGGTGTCTTTTACTTCCAGCCCCGCACGATTAATGCGACCACCAATTCTCAGCAGATTGTCACTTCCAATCACAGGGTTTAGTTTTACCAGCGGGCTGTTCTTAGGGAGGTTCTGTTTTTCAGAGATCCGCTTTATCTCGTCTGCATATGTTTCGAACtgcacatttttaatgatcattGTCTCTGCTTGATCTAACAGTTCTGGGGTGATGGCCGTTTTACAAATGTGCCATCCTTTACAGTCTGGGTCAACGTTTGATTGTGAAAAGCATTGTGCGATGTGAATCAAGTTTGACATGGTTTTCCGAAGTGAGCACCATGTGGAGAAACGCTCCCAACGTCCTGAGCCCAAAACTTCCTTTGTTATGTTAGTGCAAAGCGTCTTTACCTCTGGGCGTACCTCTGCGTCGTTGTCTGGGTCCAGCAATTTGTAATCAGTCTGCTCTAGATGGATGTATGAAGGGCACTGGAGAAACGCTGGACCTGTGAACCATGTCGTGTGTTCTAACTCAGCAGCTGGAACTGATCGTGAGCCGTGGTCAGCAGGATTCTGGTCGGTCGTAACGAAATGCCATTGCTCTGGAGTAGTTGACTCTCTAATACGACACACACGATTGTTTACATAGACATAAAAGCGTCTGGATTGGTTGTGAATATAACCAAGAACCACCTTGCTGTCTGTATAGAAACTAGTTTTGTCTATAGGGTGATCAATCTCTTCACATATGACCTCTGCCATTTCAACTGCCATTACTGCGGCGCAGAGTTCGAGCCTAGGTACAGTGAGCTCTGGCTGTGGAGCGAGTCGTGCCTTACCTAGGGCAAACCCAACCTCTGTCTTGCCATCCCCAGTGGTGACCTTGAGGTATGAAACTGCACATATTGCCTTCATGGATGCATCTGAAAAGACACAAAGTTCTACACATTTAGCCTgtgacagtgacattttagtGTAAGTGCGTGGAACATTGACTTTGCTGAGGCATTGGAGGGACTGTTGCCATTCTATCCATCTGCCTTTCAGATCCTCTGGGAGAGGTGAGTCCCACTCTGTTGTCTGTAGCGACAACTCTCTTAGAAGCAGACGTCCTCGAATGGTGACTGGGGCCAAAAACCCGAGCGGGTCAAACACACTGTTCACAGTTGAAAGGACTCCTCTTCGTGTGTATGGCTTTTCAGCGTGAGGAATGTGAAAAGTGAAATAGTCCTCCATTATATTCCACTTTACTCCAAGACTGCGCTGATCTGGGAGTTCATCCTTGAACAGGTCCAGATTTTGGAGATCCTTGGCTCGGTCTTGAGGTGAGAATGCGTCCATCACTTCAACCTTATTTGATGCTATTTTTAAGAGGCGAAGGTTTGAGTCTGCTAGCATGTCTTGTGTCCGTTTCAGGAGGTCGATAGCATCATGTTTGGTGGGAACAGACTTTAAAGCATCATCAACATAAAAATCACGCTCAATGAAATGGCGAACATCTGACCCGTATTTGGCTTCTCCTTTTGCGCAGCCCTCCTCAAACCATATGTGGCTACAGCAGGCGAGGGCTGTTTCCAAATACATGCACGCACATCCTGTAATCCACGAGCTCTTTCTGTGGATCATTGTCTTTGTGCCAGACAAACCTCAGTACATCCCTGCAGTCCTCGCGCACCAGGAAGCAATAGAACATCTGCTGGATATCTGCGGTTACTGCAACTGGATGTTTCCTGAATCTCACTAGCACGCCTAATAGACTGTTGTTCAGATTGGGTCCTGATAACAGCACTGTGTTGAGCGACATACCTTCAAACTGCGCGCTGGAGTCAAATACCACTCGGATTTGTGACGGCTTTTGAGGATGGTATACTCCGAAATAGGGCAGGTACCAACACTCTTTGTTCCCTTGTAATGGGGGTGCGAGCTCCGCGTGCCCATTGTCCAACATTTTCTGCATAAAGTCTATCAGGTGAGCTTTCATTTCTGGGTTTTTGTCTAGAGTTCGTTCAAGTGACTTGAGGCGACTGAGTGCGTAGCGGCGATTGTTAGGCAGCAATGCT harbors:
- the LOC109200037 gene encoding uncharacterized protein LOC109200037, whose amino-acid sequence is MSNLIHIAQCFSQSNVDPDCKGWHICKTAITPELLDQAETMIIKNVQFETYADEIKRISEKQNLPKNSPLVKLNPVIGSDNLLRIGGRINRAGLEVKDTNPVILPGSHYITTLLVRHHHEKVSHQGRHFTEGAVRESGLWIVGGKGCISRVISKCVTCKKLRGKFEEQLMSDLPVDRLQVEPPFSYVGMDMFGPWEVTTRRTRGGQANRKRWAILFTCLCTRAVHIEVVEEMSSSSFINALRRFFALRGPAKQLRSDCGTNFIGAHKEMATNAPEKDKVQHFLQDQKCSWVFNPPHSSHMGGVWERMIGLARRILDNMLLQTGHVQLTHEILTTFLAEVTAILNARLLLPVSSDPEHPHILSPAMLLTQKTGVVPTICDDVGPKEMLRSHWKRVQFLADTFWSRWRKEYLHSLQIRQKWHHKNIDIKQGDVVLLKDKQTRRNEWPMGVIVKTVASQDGIIRKAEVRVASKGNVKTYYRPISEMVFLLSSDV